A genomic window from Kiloniellales bacterium includes:
- the ugpE gene encoding sn-glycerol-3-phosphate ABC transporter permease UgpE, with translation MVERRGWLTIFSHVSLVLCIAVLALPIYVTFVASTTTMDEIVSPPLPLIPGGQLFENYREALNRGVTQLASVPVALMMWNSLVMALSIAVGKIAISILSAYAIVYFRFPFRMLCFWTIFVTLMLPVEVRILPTFEVAADLGLLNNYAGLSVPLIASATATFLFRQFFLTVPDELVEAARTDGAGPLRFFWDILLPLSRTNIAALFVILFIFGWNQYLWPLLITTEAEMTTIVIGINQMIAPGEDQTNWPVVMATTMLAMLPPILVVVCMQRLFVKGLVETEK, from the coding sequence ATGGTTGAACGTCGCGGCTGGCTTACGATCTTCTCCCACGTCTCGCTGGTGCTCTGCATCGCGGTCCTGGCGCTGCCGATCTACGTGACCTTCGTGGCCTCGACCACGACCATGGACGAGATCGTCAGCCCGCCGCTGCCGCTGATCCCCGGCGGCCAGCTCTTCGAGAACTACCGCGAGGCGCTGAACCGCGGCGTCACCCAGCTCGCCAGCGTCCCGGTCGCCCTCATGATGTGGAACTCGCTGGTCATGGCGCTGTCGATCGCGGTCGGCAAGATCGCGATCTCGATCCTCTCGGCCTATGCCATCGTCTATTTCCGCTTTCCCTTCCGGATGCTGTGCTTCTGGACCATCTTCGTCACCCTCATGCTGCCGGTCGAGGTGCGCATCCTGCCGACCTTCGAGGTCGCGGCCGACCTGGGCCTGCTCAACAACTACGCCGGCCTCAGCGTGCCGCTGATCGCCTCAGCGACCGCGACCTTCCTGTTCCGGCAGTTCTTCCTCACGGTGCCCGACGAGCTGGTCGAGGCAGCGCGCACTGACGGCGCAGGACCCTTGCGCTTCTTCTGGGACATCCTGCTGCCGCTGTCGCGCACCAACATCGCGGCGCTCTTCGTCATCCTCTTCATCTTCGGCTGGAACCAGTACCTCTGGCCGCTGCTGATCACCACCGAGGCCGAGATGACCACCATCGTGATCGGCATCAACCAGATGATCGCGCCGGGCGAAGACCAGACCAACTGGCCGGTGGTCATGGCCACCACCATGCTGGCCATGCTGCCGCCGATCCTGGTCGTGGTCTGCATGCAGAGGCTCTTCGTCAAGGGCCTGGTCGAGACGGAGAAGTAG